ATAATGAATCAGTTTTCGTTATTGAAAGTCGTATTATACCagtacataattgtattattagtatattattatattacagcatattatttatataaataaattatgtataatattatcactatgGAGGTATCACTATGGAGGCACAATCAGGGTGATTTGTCAATCATGCTGAGCTTCGTTTTATCTTTTGATGAGATAAtcttaagcataatattatgtttaaatttaaattttcagaattcgtaaatattgataatattatttttaaatgcttagattttACAAGTTGGATATAAGTGGAATAGAAACTATTCACTTGAATTCCGATTTAgacatattaacatttttataaacaatctTCTGATTTAAAATGGACAGTAAATAAAGacaattcttataaaatataaataaaaaacattagaGATTGTTATCGATAAAAGATCAGTCCCAGATTAACGCAAGCTTAAATGCACTGTCAGTATGCACCAACGTGCAATTGATCTCCAAAATTAAAGAGTCTTGCAATCTACAGGTCCAAGATATAATTATTCTCCATAAcaccttttaatttttttttttaaattcttaaattttttaaaaactgtttctattataattgttgGATAGGTAAGTGgcaatattataagcaatacatgtttaaaataaacataaatttatgtttGCCATGCTAACTACTTACATAGATACAGCTGTACCTAGTATAAGTACGGGATACTCCTTAAATAGCATACacgtataagtattaatattagaaaatatagacTTAAGATAcacttaaaaaatctaaaaatagtaatttgaataaattcaaagttAAAAGATCGAATGTGAGTGAGCGTACTTGGTGAACTACTGAGTATATTTTTCGAATCTTGTGATAAACGAGCGTGTTTGGCGTGATTTTATTACCCGTAGCCCTGTTCAGGAGCTTTCCTTTCGCCTTCAACAGTTTTCCCACGAGACCAGCGGCTTGACCTCCCAAGCTGAATCCAATGGCGTGCACGTACTCGAATTGTTCGTATTTATCGAGGATCGTGACCAGAAattgtgttatacattttgcaATGATCGGCAGATTCTGAAGAGCGACAGTGTAACATTTCAATGAAGACGCGATAGGGTAATAATCGATCGTGATTATGTTATACTCGGCCTGTGAGAAATAagctgaaaattttttttttgatttttagattaATCTTCGAATGCGCTTCAGTCACCACAACTGTCTAATCAAGAGCGTACAACtgactttgaatatttttaatggattatataatagattttaCACGATTACGTCATTACCAAAAATTGTCTCAATTcacgattatattatgatggCTTGACCCGTGGCATGAAACTCACCGTCTCTAATTACCGTATTAAAATCGTCGTCTCTCGATCCTTTGATTCCATGGATAAGTACTTTTAAATCAAAAGTCATTGCGAACTCGATATCTTTGATTGAGTCTTCGGTAAGCTCAACAGGGTCATCTTTAGTTTTactttgaacataaaataaacaaatataatatacacgtatgtGTTGTTAGTAAGATCGATAAACTTACGTACTTTGTATACAAGTATAGCTTAATATGTTCGTTAGGACAGTTGTCAGTCGCTTTAATACATTGATTTCTTTTATTATTCTCACTTGATCTGCACGTGACGATAGCGAACAATACAGATAAACCTATAAAAACTGTTTACCTTGTTCgtgaatttgtattttatttgtttattcaaatttgGTGAATCATTAGTACTCTGTACCTATACAATCTACATAGAATTATATCGTGATGAAGTGTACTTTAAGTAAATGTTatgtcactaaaaaaaaaattgtgacgatataataaaattttaatataacgttggaatattttctataccatgttaaaaaacaaataataaacaaaacaaatatatacgcACGCCTAAGCATTg
This portion of the Acyrthosiphon pisum isolate AL4f chromosome A1, pea_aphid_22Mar2018_4r6ur, whole genome shotgun sequence genome encodes:
- the LOC100167950 gene encoding lipase-like, with the protein product MTDLEKVFIGLSVLFAIVTCRSSENNKRNQCIKATDNCPNEHIKLYLYTNKTKDDPVELTEDSIKDIEFAMTFDLKVLIHGIKGSRDDDFNTVIRDAYFSQAEYNIITIDYYPIASSLKCYTVALQNLPIIAKCITQFLVTILDKYEQFEYVHAIGFSLGGQAAGLVGKLLKAKGKLLNRATGLDPALPHFELFWNQLDEQSATMVDIIHTNCGVLGQMMPIGTVDFYANGGITQPGCDRTSANKYNKYWYFCSHERAYKFYAESIYHGMGMSGFYATTSSTLNQLSLLGQFSSFSGAKVLVGEYLDPGTEGIYNFLTNDSPPYAKGKNKFTSYIMRWFS